A window of Juglans regia cultivar Chandler chromosome 7, Walnut 2.0, whole genome shotgun sequence contains these coding sequences:
- the LOC109007173 gene encoding probable methyltransferase PMT3, which produces MMRGRSDGVQKKRLITSVCIVAIFLGFLYVYYGSIFGSKINGTSALEYGSKSLRRLGSSYLGGDEDTDGKQEESSTRFGLENGEDDMTPKSFPVCDDRHSELIPCLDRNLIYQMRLKLDLSLMEHYERHCPLPERRYNCLIPPPRGYKVPIKWPESRDQVWKANIPHTHLAHEKSDQNWMVVKGEKIVFPGGGTHFHYGADKYIASIANMLKFPKNKINNEGKLRTVLDVGCGVASFGAYLLSSDVITMSLAPNDVHQNQIQFALERGIPAYLGVLGTKRLPYPSRSFELAHCSRCRIDWLQRDGILLLELDRLLRPGGYFAYSSPEAYAQDEEDLRIWREMSALVGRMCWTIAEKRNQTVIWQKPLTNDCYMEREPGTLPPLCQSGDDPDKVWDVSMEACITPYSDHDHRVKGSGLAPWPSRLTAPPPRLADFGYSKEMFEKDTEVWQQRVGSYWNLLSPKISSNTLRNVMDMKTNMGSFAAALKDKDVWVMNVVPEDGPNTLKLIYDRGLIGTVHDWCQAFSTYPRTYDLLHAWTVFSDIEKRDCSPEDLLIEMDRMLRPTGFIIIRDNLSVINFIKKYLVPLHWEAVATSDSSSDSDQDGDDIVFVIQKKMWLTSESLRDSE; this is translated from the exons ATGATGAGGGGAAGATCTGATGGAGTGCAAAAGAAGCGTTTAATCACTTCTGTGTGTATTGTGGcaatttttcttggttttctaTATGTTTACTATGGATCCATTTTTGGCTCTAAAATCAATGGTACATCGGCTCTAGAATATGGCAGCAAATCTTTGAGAAGACTTGGTTCATCCTATTTGGGTGGGGATGAAGATACCGATGGCAAGCAAGAGGAATCTTCAACAAGGTTTGGCCTGGAAAACGGAGAGGATGATATGACACCAAAGAGTTTCCCT GTTTGTGATGATCGACATTCAGAACTAATTCCTTGCCTAGACAGAAACCTTATATACCAAATGAGGCTGAAGCTGGACTTATCTCTAATGGAGCACTATGAAAGACATTGCCCTCTTCCAGAAAGGCGGTACAACTGTTTGATTCCCCCTCCACGAGGATACAAG GTCCCAATCAAGTGGCCTGAAAGCAGAGATCAAGTATGGAAAGCAAACATACCTCATACTCACCTTGCACATGAGAAGTCTGACCAGAACTGGATGGTTGTAAAAGGTGAAAAGATTGTATTTCCTGGTGGAGGTACTCATTTTCACTATGGAGCTGATAAGTACATTGCTTCAATTGCAAAT ATGCTCAAGTTTCCaaagaacaaaattaataatgaaGGAAAACTAAGAACAGTTCTTGATGTTGGTTGTGGTGTTGCTAGTTTTGGAGCTTATCTTCTTTCATCTGATGTTATAACGATGTCCTTAGCACCGAATGATGTGCATCAAAACCAAATTCAGTTCGCCCTGGAAAGAGGAATTCCCGCATATCTTGGTGTTTTAGGAACCAAGAGGCTCCCTTACCCTAGCAGATCTTTTGAACTTGCTCACTGTTCTCGTTGTAGGATCGATTGGCTTCAGAGGGATGGAATTCTTCTTCTTGAGCTAGATAGATTGCTCAGACCAGGGGGCTATTTTGCCTACTCATCTCCAGAGGCATATGCCCAGGATGAAGAGGATCTTAGAATATGGAGAGAGATGAGTGCCCTTGTGGGACGCATGTGTTGGACAATAGCTGAAAAGAGAAACCAAACTGTTATTTGGCAAAAGCCTCTAACAAATGACTGTTATATGGAAAGAGAACCTGGTACTCTCCCTCCTCTCTGCCAGTCTGGTGATGATCCAGATAAAGTTTGGGATGTGTCAATGGAAGCATGCATCACACCATACTCTGATC ATGATCATAGAGTTAAGGGGAGTGGACTGGCTCCTTGGCCATCTAGGCTAACTGCTCCTCCTCCTCGACTTGCTGATTTTGGCTATTCAAAGGAAATGTTTGAAAAGGACACG GAAGTCTGGCAACAAAGGGTTGGGAGTTATTGGAATCTCTTGAGTCCAAAGATTTCATCAAACACTCTAAGGAATGTGATGGACATGAAGACAAACATGGGTTCGTTTGCAGCTGCTCTGAAGGACAAGGATGTTTGGGTGATGAATGTTGTCCCTGAAGATGGACCGAACACACTTAAGCTGATATATGACAGAGGCCTTATAGGCACTGTTCACGACTG GTGCCAAGCGTTTTCAACATACCCCAGAACTTATGATCTACTCCATGCTTGGACTGTCTTTTCTGACATTGAGAAGAGAGACTGCAGTCCTGAAGATTTGCTGATTGAGATGGATCGTATGCTTAGGCCTACGGGGTTCATAATAATCCGTGACAACCTCTCagtgataaattttataaagaagTATTTAGTGCCATTGCACTGGGAAGCAGTGGCGACATCTGATTCCAGTTCAGATTCAGACCAGGATGGGGACGACATCGTGTTTGTTATTCAGAAGAAAATGTGGCTGACAAGTGAAAGCCTCAGGGATTCAGAATAG